From the Aspergillus puulaauensis MK2 DNA, chromosome 1, nearly complete sequence genome, the window AGTTTACAATTTACAAATAAGTATAGCCGAACccaaaataataactatttcCCAAAATATGGCATATGGTCTAGCCGGGCGAAAAGCATTGCATTTTCACGCCAGCTCTCCAAAGTAGCCCCTGCCTCTAGCAACCCTGGGTCGACACTCAACCAACATGGAGGACGACTCGAGGGAATTAGGAATCTCCAAGTTCACGTCCTGGTCTCTATTCTGGAGTAAATGAATCTAAAAGTGCAAATGTGATTTAGTAAGGATATCAAACTAACGGATCATTTTCTAAGATGTTCTGTCAGGGTATAAGGCCAACTCACATCGTCAAACTCCCGCAACAGCACAACAACCGCCTTCTTCGCTTGTAACCAAGCAGCCTCTAACTTAGGGCAATGAGGCGTACAAGCCGTAAACGGTAAAAGGGATCCTTCCATAAAAGCGCGCTGTCGCCGATCCACAGCAAGCCAACGCTCAGGGCGGAATGTAGCCGGGTCGTTTCCATATATAGACTTGTTCGCTAAGATAAGGCACGGGTGCCATATCACCGTAGTTCCTTGGGGTATCCGTGTGGACGGTAACGGTATATCGCGAGGTCCGGTTTTGATTCGCATACCGGTAGGGTGGTTTTGGAGTAAGATCAGTCTCATTGTCTCCTTAAAAACGGCGTTTAGGTAAAAGGCTCCTGTCATGTCCCCCGAGTGGGGAACGGTTGTTCGGTCCCAGAACCGCGGCATATTGTCTATTTCGTTCTGCAGTCTGCGAAGGACTCTTGGTTGACTCAGGAGAAACGTGAATACGGAGACTAGGGTCGCTGTTATAGTTTCAACACTGGCGGTTATGACGGACGATTCATCAGGGCGGCCAGCGTCTTTGTAGATGTCGCGAGGAGGGACAGGATAATGCCCGTATGCTGGCGCCGAGACGTCGCTCGAGAGACCATAGCATGAGAATCGATCTCTTTTGAGAATGTAAACAGGACCTCGTAATAACATTTCTTCTACTGTCGTGAAAAATGAAGAACTGGGTTGATTCTGGCGCCTGTTATTAGGTTCAGAAAGATAGGCACCATTAGCGAACCAGGCCCTGAGTTCATCTGCGAATAGACGCAGTGACAGGCTCAGGTCGATGATTCGATGTCGCCGGATTGTCCGAACAGTGTCCCGCATGGCTTCTGCGACAGGGTCCTCTTGTCCGAGTGGTTCCTGTTGATCGGGCGGTCGATCCCCCTGGTTATTCCGGCTCAACTGGATTGCAGTTAGTTATATGCCCACCCACACAAAAAAAGGTACGAGCGAACCTCATCTAGAACCCGTGCCCGATATATTCTTGCAATATCGCGAGCATCGCTCAAGCTAATAATGTTCGGTCCCAAGCGTACGGCTTTCCCATACTTCCGATGCCATTGGGCTAGGCGTCGACCGTGGCCCGAGGACCGCTGCACACTCACCCACCAAAGATCCGAAAACGCAGCAAACACGGGTCCTGGAATGTACCTCACACGACGATAGTTATAAAGTAGATGAAATAGACTTGCGACCACTAAAGCTAGCGCAGCCGCGATTACGCACGCGACCATGGACGAGAGTATCCGGGGATAGCACAGTGAAGCATTATCGTGTGGACTGGTGGCGGGGATTTCATAGCTAGGCTACAGTAACAGTAAGAGTAATCAAATCGGGTTCACTCAAAAGTCCAGTGCCATGATTGATTTCAACCTGCATTTTGATCGGAAGGAAGAACGCGACAGTTGGCGGCAGGCAGTTAGTTATATTCAAGGATGATGTCGGCCGTGAGATCCCGAAGTCGGGGACCCGGGGCGTCCCGAGATTAATCTACTTCAAATCGAGAAATTGGTGCTGTCCAAGCCTTCAAGGTACTTCACTTCGCTCTTGATTGTTACCCATTCCTATTAGCTCAATCGAATGCCAACTTGAGTCACCGCTACTATATGCATGCGCAGTTGCCTTCCACGCCCGGATCTGTCACCCATCCACTGTTGCCTGTGTTCGGGCAGCATTCTCTGCTGATCGACCAGCTCATATGCACGGTGCCTTAGTGAACAGACCGGAAGAAAGTTCCCTGGCGATTTCTTGTCCGATGAACCTGTTGAAATCCACGCTTTAGGCCGAAGAATATTCCCGTTTATACATGCTTTTATCAATTCCGGAGTTGCGTCTAATGGTGCCAATCCGCTCGGTATTTTTATAACCCAGCTCAAGCGCGAGGATAGACAGTCCAAAGAGGGTCCAGACCTACTCCGTAGACCCGAGGTGACGACGTAAAGTGCCCCGCGATTGTTACCGTATGGGTCCCAGCCGCCATGACCACCATCTCGTGGCCCTACCATCCAAGTGGGCTATCCCGGATAATGACGCCTTCAAAGGCACCAATTCTCGCATAAGACACCTTTCACATACCCGATTCCTTGAAGAGTGTCTTGAGAGCCAAAGGTTGATTCGCAGATCCATATCATCATGGACTTGGGTAGTGCCTTGCCAACAGTCGCTATCGTTATGCAGTTCAGTGAGGGCTAGCTTGTTCTTGTGAGGCGCTCGACTTCTGGGAATACAGCTTGATGCCATCGTAACAGCCAAGAAACAAGCCGCTTCCCAGCATAGCTGCGACACAAGTCAAAGAGGCGCCTCGAAACAGACCTCGAACTCCGTCCGCGACAAGAATGCCGCGCGCAACGGCAATCGGCCCTTGAGGTGACGTTGAAGTTGAGTTCGCGCCACTAAGTTCCGGGCTAATTGGTATTATCTTTGGTGGCAATGAGCTTTGGCTAGCTCGGCTCCCCGCGGCGAGTCGCATTCGCGTCTTTACCACATCAATCGGCACCAAACACAGCGAAACAGCAGCACCCGCCACTCCTGCAGAGAACAGACTCACTCTGACTTGTTCCGGGATGGTCGGAGGGTTTTTAAACCTCTCTAGCCAGGAGGCCTTGGAGTATTCATACAGGCAAAATGTCATGGTAGTACCGGGGAGATGACTAGCGGCAAGAACTGTGTACCCCGTCCACAGCTTCCGAGGACGGCTCATAAGCTCGTGAAGCATGGTCAGGACAGGATACTTATGGCCCCCTGACCCGTGAGACTTGGAAACTTGGGCGTTCTGCTTCAGTACTTCTGCAGGATTGAGAATGGCACAGGACGCAAGCTCGGCCGCTGCACTGCTGATTGCATaggccgctgctgcgggCATCTTTTCGGAGCTTGTCTCTTCACTGCCACTCAAAAGGGCAGATTTTGCAGTCTCATATATGTAAAAGAATATGACTGATGACGGGATAGCTGTGACTATCGTAGGGCCAATGCCTTGGTACA encodes:
- a CDS encoding putative cytochrome P450 monooxygenase (COG:Q;~EggNog:ENOG410Q2H9;~InterPro:IPR001128,IPR036396;~go_function: GO:0005506 - iron ion binding [Evidence IEA];~go_function: GO:0016705 - oxidoreductase activity, acting on paired donors, with incorporation or reduction of molecular oxygen [Evidence IEA];~go_function: GO:0020037 - heme binding [Evidence IEA];~go_process: GO:0055114 - oxidation-reduction process [Evidence IEA]) produces the protein MVACVIAAALALVVASLFHLLYNYRRVRYIPGPVFAAFSDLWWVSVQRSSGHGRRLAQWHRKYGKAVRLGPNIISLSDARDIARIYRARVLDELSRNNQGDRPPDQQEPLGQEDPVAEAMRDTVRTIRRHRIIDLSLSLRLFADELRAWFANGAYLSEPNNRRQNQPSSSFFTTVEEMLLRGPVYILKRDRFSCYGLSSDVSAPAYGHYPVPPRDIYKDAGRPDESSVITASVETITATLVSVFTFLLSQPRVLRRLQNEIDNMPRFWDRTTVPHSGDMTGAFYLNAVFKETMRLILLQNHPTGMRIKTGPRDIPLPSTRIPQGTTVIWHPCLILANKSIYGNDPATFRPERWLAVDRRQRAFMEGSLLPFTACTPHCPKLEAAWLQAKKAVVVLLREFDDIHLLQNRDQDVNLEIPNSLESSSMLVECRPRVARGRGYFGELA
- a CDS encoding putative mitochondrial carrier protein (Pet8) (COG:C;~EggNog:ENOG410PW3S;~InterPro:IPR018108,IPR023395;~PFAM:PF00153;~TransMembrane:4 (i57-80o160-183i204-223o283-305i)), with amino-acid sequence MPWSSTVSIPVSAGASALAVESIIHPFDTLITRIQSPGYLTKYKNAKGGFRPTMFRGLYQGIGPTIVTAIPSSVIFFYIYETAKSALLSGSEETSSEKMPAAAAYAISSAAAELASCAILNPAEVLKQNAQVSKSHGSGGHKYPVLTMLHELMSRPRKLWTGYTVLAASHLPGTTMTFCLYEYSKASWLERFKNPPTIPEQVRVSLFSAGVAGAAVSLCLVPIDVVKTRMRLAAGSRASQSSLPPKIIPISPELSGANSTSTSPQGPIAVARGILVADGVRGLFRGASLTCVAAMLGSGLFLGCYDGIKLYSQKSSASQEQASPH